Proteins encoded together in one Kutzneria kofuensis window:
- a CDS encoding discoidin domain-containing protein, giving the protein MSRRRLATSVATAVLVVLSALAALFSSVTAEAATTDQTFLTFYGWWDNTPPGGDISYPQIHDTAGGVGSYDDPITFATDSGEYKPGTKVWVPRVRKYFIMEDSCEECSADWNGKGPNGGPKLHHIDLWLGGKGGNAMDAIDCEDALTHYNSDNTPTMEPVVVNPPSNEDYDSTPIFNTKTGACYGGAQPNKTVGSYKNNSTGSCIDDPGNSSTSGTALKTAACNGSAEQTFTFHGAFLVINNLCATISGSTVKLGKCDGGPNSQLSINPDGTINDIQSGKKCFRDSGGSLTTGSCSGTVSKWTFSPAGQAGLNVAVNPASASVKAGASTTATVAVTGGKGNVALSATGVPAGVTVTFDPASVSGSGNSTMTVAASDTAKSGTFTVVGTVGSESKSATFTLTVSTGGGSSSLLSQGKTATSSSVESSTYAAAKAFDGNLTSTRWASKEGSDPQWLQVDLGATHSVTEVKLTWEAAYGKSYTVQTSDDGTTWTTIYSTTTGNGGTDDLTGLAGSGRYVRMNGTARGTSYGYSLYEMQVYGS; this is encoded by the coding sequence ATGAGTCGGCGCAGGCTCGCCACGTCCGTGGCGACCGCTGTCCTCGTCGTCTTGTCCGCGCTGGCCGCGCTGTTCAGCAGCGTGACCGCGGAGGCGGCGACCACCGATCAGACGTTCCTGACCTTCTACGGCTGGTGGGACAACACCCCGCCGGGCGGCGACATCTCGTATCCGCAGATCCACGACACCGCCGGCGGCGTCGGCAGCTACGACGACCCGATCACGTTCGCCACCGACAGCGGCGAGTACAAGCCCGGCACCAAGGTGTGGGTCCCGCGCGTGCGCAAGTACTTCATCATGGAGGACAGCTGCGAGGAGTGCAGCGCCGACTGGAACGGCAAGGGCCCCAACGGCGGCCCCAAGCTGCACCACATCGACCTGTGGCTGGGCGGCAAGGGCGGCAACGCGATGGACGCCATCGACTGCGAGGACGCCCTCACCCACTACAACTCCGACAACACGCCGACCATGGAGCCGGTGGTGGTCAACCCGCCGTCGAACGAGGACTACGACTCGACGCCGATCTTCAACACCAAGACCGGCGCCTGTTACGGCGGCGCGCAGCCGAACAAGACCGTCGGCTCGTACAAGAACAACTCGACCGGCTCGTGTATCGACGACCCGGGCAACAGCTCGACCAGCGGCACCGCGCTGAAGACCGCCGCCTGCAACGGATCCGCCGAGCAGACGTTCACCTTCCACGGCGCGTTCCTGGTCATCAACAACCTGTGCGCGACGATCTCCGGCAGCACCGTCAAGCTGGGCAAGTGCGACGGCGGGCCGAACAGCCAGCTGTCCATCAACCCGGACGGCACCATCAACGACATCCAGAGCGGCAAGAAGTGCTTCCGCGACTCCGGCGGCTCGCTGACGACCGGCAGCTGCTCCGGCACGGTGAGCAAGTGGACCTTCAGCCCTGCCGGGCAGGCGGGCCTGAACGTCGCGGTGAACCCGGCGTCGGCCTCGGTCAAGGCCGGCGCCTCGACGACCGCCACGGTGGCGGTCACCGGCGGTAAGGGGAATGTGGCGCTGTCGGCGACGGGCGTGCCGGCGGGCGTGACCGTGACATTCGACCCCGCCTCGGTTTCCGGTAGCGGCAACTCCACGATGACCGTGGCGGCGTCGGACACCGCGAAGTCGGGCACGTTCACCGTGGTCGGCACCGTCGGCTCGGAAAGCAAGTCGGCCACGTTCACGCTGACGGTGAGCACCGGCGGCGGCTCGTCCTCGTTGCTCTCGCAGGGAAAGACCGCGACTTCGTCCTCTGTGGAGTCTTCGACGTACGCGGCGGCCAAGGCCTTCGACGGCAACCTGACGTCCACCCGCTGGGCCAGCAAGGAAGGCTCGGATCCGCAGTGGCTGCAGGTCGACCTCGGCGCCACGCACAGCGTCACCGAGGTGAAGCTGACGTGGGAGGCGGCGTACGGCAAGTCGTACACCGTCCAGACCTCCGACGACGGCACGACCTGGACGACGATCTACAGCACCACCACCGGCAACGGCGGAACCGACGACCTCACGGGATTGGCGGGATCCGGCCGGTACGTGCGGATGAACGGCACCGCCCGCGGCACCAGCTACGGCTACTCGCTCTACGAGATGCAGGTCTACGGTTCCTAA
- a CDS encoding lipoxygenase family protein, with product MPEYLISQHDPRGERADQLAAARREYRYTMDFGFPVSSTLGAEHEPAPAWQLKALAKQEELRLNLLRLKRQGKWNFVNDLQPLAPHKLATMVREGDMGGIVEYFMPLPGGVTGDHHEKTVQAFRDVFARVEQPPATVDFSSDEYFAEVMVAGPDPTRLVRMDRVPGKFPLTSAHLGEDLDHALAAGRVYWIDHEAMSALDNGSHPQSPKYMYSPMVAFCVPRGGGPLKPFAIQCGQDPAGRDIYTPADGYSWQLAKNCVLAAHNTYHEVLTHLGFTHLMSEPVLIAAVRNLAVNHPVSVLLRRHFEGTMSINKLAVELLIQPGRAVEYLIGSDLKSTYPWLAEHRSKRSFRDNYLPTKLASSGTDSVSALPHHPYRDDGLLVWNAIYRWVSDFVGGYYKSDVDVLGDVELQAWAAEVASSEGGQIRDFGATPGQILDRNDLVEILTMVVWTAGPQHAAVNFTQADHMAFLPANPLAGYTEEPKGLGHSEADWLANLPPLDVAVQQFCVMTFLGSVHHTVLGDYGDDFADSAVSVPHKRFRSELAAVEDEIVARNRRRSRPYSYLQPSLIPNSTNI from the coding sequence TTGCCCGAGTACCTCATCTCCCAGCACGACCCGCGCGGCGAGCGGGCCGACCAACTCGCCGCCGCTCGGCGTGAGTACCGCTACACCATGGACTTCGGCTTCCCGGTGTCCTCCACGCTCGGCGCCGAGCACGAGCCGGCGCCGGCCTGGCAGCTCAAGGCGCTGGCCAAGCAGGAGGAGTTGCGGCTGAACCTGCTGCGGCTCAAGCGCCAGGGCAAGTGGAACTTCGTCAACGACCTGCAGCCGCTGGCCCCGCACAAGCTGGCCACCATGGTGCGCGAGGGCGACATGGGCGGCATCGTCGAGTACTTCATGCCGCTGCCCGGCGGCGTCACCGGCGACCACCACGAGAAGACCGTCCAGGCGTTCCGGGACGTGTTCGCCCGGGTCGAGCAGCCGCCGGCGACCGTGGACTTCTCCTCCGACGAGTACTTCGCCGAGGTGATGGTCGCCGGTCCGGACCCGACGCGGCTGGTGCGGATGGACCGCGTGCCGGGGAAGTTCCCGCTGACGTCGGCGCATCTGGGCGAGGACCTGGACCACGCTCTCGCCGCCGGCCGGGTGTACTGGATCGACCACGAGGCGATGTCCGCTTTGGACAACGGCTCGCATCCGCAGTCGCCGAAGTACATGTACTCGCCGATGGTCGCGTTCTGCGTGCCGCGGGGCGGCGGTCCGCTGAAGCCGTTCGCGATCCAATGTGGACAGGATCCCGCCGGCCGCGACATCTACACGCCGGCGGACGGCTACTCGTGGCAGCTGGCGAAGAACTGTGTGCTGGCCGCGCACAACACGTACCACGAGGTGTTGACGCACCTGGGTTTCACGCACCTGATGAGCGAGCCGGTGCTGATCGCGGCGGTGCGGAACCTGGCCGTGAACCACCCGGTGTCGGTGCTGCTGCGGCGGCACTTCGAAGGCACCATGTCCATCAACAAGCTCGCCGTCGAGCTGCTGATCCAGCCCGGTCGGGCGGTCGAGTACCTGATCGGCTCCGACCTGAAGAGCACCTACCCGTGGCTGGCCGAGCACCGGTCCAAGCGCTCGTTCCGGGACAACTACCTGCCGACCAAGCTGGCCTCGTCGGGCACCGACAGCGTGAGCGCGCTGCCGCACCACCCGTACCGGGACGACGGCCTGCTGGTGTGGAACGCGATCTACCGCTGGGTCAGCGACTTCGTCGGCGGCTACTACAAGTCCGATGTGGACGTTCTCGGTGACGTCGAGCTGCAGGCCTGGGCGGCCGAGGTGGCGTCGTCCGAGGGCGGGCAGATCCGGGACTTCGGCGCCACGCCGGGGCAGATCCTCGACCGGAACGACCTCGTCGAGATCCTGACCATGGTCGTGTGGACCGCCGGGCCGCAGCACGCCGCCGTCAACTTCACCCAGGCCGACCACATGGCGTTCCTGCCGGCCAACCCGCTGGCCGGCTACACCGAGGAGCCGAAGGGGCTGGGGCACAGCGAGGCCGACTGGCTGGCCAACCTGCCGCCGCTGGACGTCGCCGTGCAGCAGTTCTGTGTGATGACCTTCCTCGGGTCCGTCCACCACACCGTGCTCGGTGACTACGGCGACGACTTCGCCGACAGTGCGGTTTCCGTTCCGCACAAGCGTTTCCGCTCCGAGCTCGCCGCCGTCGAGGACGAGATCGTCGCGCGCAACCGGCGCCGGTCGCGGCCGTACAGCTACCTGCAGCCGTCACTCATTCCCAACAGCACCAACATCTGA
- a CDS encoding YchJ family protein, whose protein sequence is MTCPCGLGGRYEDCCGRFHKGGNAPTAELLMRSRYAAFAVGDRAYLLRTWHSTTRPRRLTLDDTEWTGLTIVDRDKGGLFDKEGVVEFDAHYSGGVLHERSRFVREDGKWVYLDAAG, encoded by the coding sequence ATGACGTGTCCATGCGGCCTGGGCGGCCGGTACGAGGACTGCTGTGGGCGCTTCCACAAAGGGGGCAACGCGCCGACGGCGGAGCTGCTGATGCGCTCCCGCTACGCCGCGTTCGCGGTCGGCGACCGGGCCTACCTGCTGCGCACGTGGCACAGCACGACGAGGCCCCGCCGACTCACGCTGGACGACACGGAGTGGACGGGGCTGACGATCGTCGACAGGGACAAGGGCGGCCTGTTCGACAAGGAAGGCGTCGTGGAGTTCGACGCTCACTACTCCGGCGGCGTCCTGCACGAGCGCAGTCGCTTCGTGCGGGAGGACGGCAAGTGGGTCTACCTGGACGCCGCCGGCTGA
- a CDS encoding ArsR/SmtB family transcription factor — protein MTEDDDRVFKALADPTRRFLLDLLFVRDGQTQSELESELEMSRFGVAKHLKVLEEAGLVVTRRVGREKLHHLNAVPIRLIHDRWIDKYTEPRLAALTELKAQLESEE, from the coding sequence GTGACGGAGGACGACGACCGGGTCTTCAAGGCGCTTGCCGACCCGACCCGCCGTTTCCTGCTCGACCTGCTGTTCGTCCGGGACGGTCAGACCCAGTCCGAGCTGGAGTCCGAGCTGGAGATGAGCCGCTTCGGCGTCGCCAAGCACCTCAAGGTGCTGGAGGAGGCCGGGCTCGTCGTCACCCGCCGGGTCGGCCGGGAGAAGCTGCACCACCTCAACGCCGTCCCGATCCGACTGATCCACGACCGCTGGATCGACAAGTACACCGAGCCCCGCCTGGCGGCGCTCACCGAACTCAAGGCGCAGCTCGAATCCGAGGAGTGA
- a CDS encoding SRPBCC family protein, translating into MGVQVNRVFINAKPQQVWDAITNPEFNDKYAYRCVSEYDLRVGGAFRALANKEMLEHGAPEVAIDGEVLECDPPRRLVQTWHAMFSPEIAAEPATTLTWELEEQYGSTRLTVTHETPDAPLTAAMTSGDIADAGGGWPYLLSDLKTFVETGAPMGG; encoded by the coding sequence ATGGGCGTGCAGGTCAACCGGGTCTTCATCAACGCCAAGCCGCAGCAGGTGTGGGACGCCATCACCAACCCCGAGTTCAACGACAAGTACGCGTACCGCTGCGTCAGCGAGTACGACCTCAGGGTCGGCGGCGCCTTCCGCGCCCTGGCCAACAAGGAGATGCTCGAACACGGCGCCCCCGAGGTCGCCATCGACGGCGAGGTCCTCGAATGCGACCCGCCCCGCCGCCTCGTGCAGACCTGGCACGCCATGTTCAGCCCCGAGATCGCCGCCGAGCCCGCCACCACGCTGACCTGGGAGCTGGAGGAGCAGTACGGCTCCACCCGCCTCACCGTCACCCACGAGACCCCCGACGCGCCGCTCACCGCCGCCATGACCAGCGGCGACATCGCCGACGCCGGCGGCGGCTGGCCGTACCTGCTCAGCGACCTCAAGACCTTCGTGGAGACCGGCGCCCCGATGGGCGGCTGA
- the sigI gene encoding RNA polymerase sigma factor SigI: MTGFGEVWRANRPYLVNLAYRMLGDVGAAEDVVQEAFVRWSATPDVDDDRGWLTVVTSRLCLDQLRSAHSRRELPGSVLESHTPLAGSAPVDPADRITLDDEVRTALFVVLQRLPPAERVAFILHDVFGTPFESVARSLGRPIATCRQLARRARSHIAASGAGQPVDLDHHQLVTERFITACSTGDLDALLQVLHPDVWGTGTFAGSDYLRRGSADVAAGLLRYLGRATLVSAPPLLVAYLHRREFAVIRLTVTGDLVTKIVAAPGRDFQRPGAALP; this comes from the coding sequence GTGACTGGTTTCGGAGAGGTGTGGCGGGCCAACCGCCCGTACCTGGTGAACCTGGCGTACCGGATGCTCGGCGACGTCGGCGCGGCCGAGGACGTCGTGCAGGAGGCCTTCGTGCGCTGGTCCGCCACGCCCGACGTGGACGACGACCGGGGCTGGCTGACCGTGGTGACCAGCCGCCTGTGCCTCGACCAGCTCCGCTCCGCCCACTCCCGCCGCGAGCTGCCCGGCTCCGTGCTCGAATCGCACACCCCGCTGGCCGGCTCCGCCCCCGTCGACCCCGCCGACCGCATCACCCTCGACGACGAGGTCCGGACGGCGCTGTTCGTCGTCCTGCAGCGCCTGCCCCCGGCCGAGCGGGTCGCCTTCATCCTGCACGACGTGTTCGGCACGCCCTTCGAGTCCGTCGCCCGGTCCCTCGGCCGCCCGATCGCCACCTGCCGTCAGCTGGCTCGCCGCGCCCGCTCCCACATCGCCGCCTCCGGGGCCGGGCAGCCCGTCGACCTCGACCACCACCAGCTCGTGACCGAGCGCTTCATCACCGCCTGTTCCACCGGCGACCTCGACGCCCTGCTCCAGGTCCTACACCCCGACGTCTGGGGCACCGGCACCTTCGCTGGTTCCGACTACCTGCGCCGCGGCTCCGCCGACGTCGCCGCCGGCCTGCTCCGCTACCTCGGCCGCGCCACCCTTGTCTCGGCGCCGCCCCTGCTCGTCGCCTACCTGCACCGCCGCGAGTTCGCGGTCATCCGCCTCACCGTCACCGGCGACCTGGTGACGAAGATCGTCGCCGCCCCGGGCCGGGACTTCCAGCGGCCCGGGGCGGCACTGCCGTGA
- a CDS encoding NAD(P)H-binding protein: protein MMLVTGASGTVGRPLVELLVAAGVKVRAVARNPAGLPAVAEVVDEPVLEGVTGLFANPRAIGDGVDDLIGQAKAHGVRRVVALSAANVDDDPDRQPSRFRGDRNREVERAVTGSGLDWVALRPTTFAANAFGLWAEQIRRGDAVYGSYAEATWSPIHELDLAEVAVRALLDDDLLGTRPVLTGPESLTQREMVRTVGDAIGRELSYVEMTAETARVALVARGFPDGFATGLLAMQARSVGVPALVTNEVHRVLGRPALTFARWAADNAYVFGRAA, encoded by the coding sequence ATGATGCTGGTAACCGGGGCGTCCGGCACGGTCGGCCGCCCACTCGTGGAACTGCTGGTGGCCGCCGGCGTGAAGGTGCGCGCGGTGGCACGGAACCCGGCGGGCCTGCCGGCCGTCGCAGAGGTGGTGGACGAGCCGGTGCTGGAGGGAGTCACCGGCTTGTTCGCCAATCCCCGCGCGATCGGCGACGGCGTCGACGACCTGATCGGGCAGGCGAAGGCGCACGGCGTGCGCCGGGTCGTCGCGCTGTCGGCGGCCAACGTGGACGATGATCCCGACCGACAGCCGTCACGCTTCCGAGGCGACCGGAATCGGGAGGTGGAGCGGGCGGTCACGGGCAGTGGCCTGGACTGGGTGGCGCTGCGGCCGACCACGTTCGCGGCGAACGCGTTCGGGCTGTGGGCGGAGCAGATCCGGCGGGGGGACGCGGTGTACGGCTCCTACGCGGAGGCGACCTGGTCGCCGATCCACGAGCTGGATCTGGCCGAGGTGGCGGTCCGGGCGCTCCTGGACGACGACCTGCTCGGCACGCGGCCCGTGCTGACCGGCCCCGAGTCGCTCACCCAAAGGGAAATGGTGCGGACCGTCGGCGACGCGATCGGCCGCGAGCTCAGCTACGTCGAGATGACGGCGGAAACGGCCCGGGTGGCACTGGTCGCCCGCGGTTTCCCGGACGGGTTCGCCACCGGCCTGCTGGCCATGCAGGCGCGCTCGGTCGGCGTGCCGGCGCTGGTCACCAACGAGGTGCACCGGGTGCTGGGCCGGCCGGCGCTGACCTTCGCCCGCTGGGCGGCCGACAACGCCTACGTCTTCGGGAGGGCGGCATGA
- a CDS encoding NAD(P)-dependent oxidoreductase, translated as MKITVFAATGGIGRCVVDQALAAGHEVTAVVRDPGKVPSTVRAIRADLSEVDPNALEEAVSGADAVLSGLGPRNARQAGITSQGTAAIVAAMKATGTRRLLVVSAAPVSTTPSPGRPNPPRHDPAEGVIMRNLLTPIVKRVLRDHYADLAKTEDMLRASGLDWTSVRPPRLTDKPLTGRYRTAIEQNIRRGAFIPRADVAHFMLASIDDPATFGHAVGIAT; from the coding sequence ATGAAGATCACGGTTTTTGCGGCGACGGGCGGGATCGGCCGGTGTGTGGTGGATCAGGCGCTCGCGGCCGGGCACGAGGTGACGGCGGTGGTGCGGGACCCGGGCAAGGTGCCGTCGACCGTGCGTGCGATCAGGGCCGATCTGTCCGAAGTGGACCCAAACGCACTGGAAGAGGCGGTGTCAGGCGCGGACGCGGTGTTGTCAGGGCTGGGGCCGCGCAACGCGAGGCAGGCGGGGATCACGTCCCAAGGGACGGCGGCGATCGTGGCGGCGATGAAGGCGACGGGGACGCGACGGTTGCTGGTGGTGAGCGCGGCGCCGGTGTCGACGACGCCGTCGCCGGGTCGGCCGAATCCGCCACGGCACGACCCGGCGGAGGGCGTCATCATGCGGAACCTGCTGACGCCCATCGTGAAGCGGGTCCTCCGAGACCACTACGCGGACCTGGCGAAGACGGAGGACATGCTGCGGGCCAGCGGCCTGGACTGGACGTCGGTGCGGCCGCCGCGGCTGACCGACAAGCCGCTGACCGGCCGGTACCGCACGGCGATCGAGCAGAACATCCGGCGCGGGGCGTTCATCCCGCGCGCGGATGTCGCTCACTTCATGCTGGCGTCGATCGACGACCCGGCGACGTTCGGTCACGCGGTGGGCATCGCCACCTGA
- a CDS encoding beta-xylosidase/alpha-l-arabinosidase, which translates to MRPAVEPPDRVRDLLARMTVAEKIAQLQGIWVGVDEAGAVAPHQHDMAVEPVDFDAAVRHGIGQLTRAFGTRPVDPALGARAVARSQRKIMAANRFGIPAMVHEECLTGLTAWQATIFPSPLCWGATFDPDIIERVGAAIGGTMRSLGVHQGLAPVLDVVRDLRWGRVEETIGEDPFLVGTVGSAYVRGLESAGVVATLKHFVGYSSSRAGRNFGPVSIGSRELADVLLPPFEMALRAGARSVMNAYTDNDGIPVAADESLLTGRLRESYGFTGTVVADYFAVSFLQTLHGVVDTPAEAAGLALRAGIDVELPTVNCYGAPLLAAVDAGEVDLELIDRAVSRVLTQKWQLGLLDDDYSPEPVGPVDLDPQSSRTLALDLARQSIVLLHNKDTLPLAPGSRIAVVGPRADDPHAVMGCYSFPVHVGAHHPDVPLGISVPTVLDALRRDYDVTYALGCPVLGGDDADIAEAVEVARDADCCVVVLGDRTGMFGAGTSGEGCDVADLRLPGRQEELLEAVLGTGKPVVLVLLVGRPYEISRQVDRLAAIVCGFLPGEEGSTALADVLSGRVDPSGRLPVSFPRAGAGQPSTYLAPTLGRLTEVSSVDPTPLFPFGHGLSYAPVTWLDAECPPEWPTDGVCRLSVTLHNGNDVPATEVVQVYLHDPVAEVVRPVQQLIAYSRVTLPPGGTTRVDFTLHADLTCYTGLSGRRQVDPGAVELRIGRSSADISSTLSVNLTGSRRYVGFDRVLRPTQVAMPTA; encoded by the coding sequence ATGCGCCCCGCGGTAGAGCCGCCGGACCGGGTCCGCGACCTGCTGGCGCGGATGACCGTCGCGGAGAAGATCGCCCAGCTGCAGGGCATCTGGGTCGGCGTGGACGAGGCCGGCGCCGTCGCGCCGCACCAGCACGACATGGCCGTCGAGCCGGTCGACTTCGACGCCGCCGTCCGGCACGGCATCGGCCAGCTGACCAGGGCCTTCGGCACCCGTCCGGTGGATCCGGCGCTCGGCGCCCGGGCCGTGGCCCGCAGCCAGCGCAAGATCATGGCCGCCAACCGGTTCGGCATTCCGGCGATGGTGCACGAGGAGTGCCTCACCGGGCTGACCGCGTGGCAGGCGACGATCTTCCCGTCGCCGCTGTGCTGGGGCGCGACCTTCGACCCGGACATCATCGAGCGCGTGGGCGCGGCGATCGGCGGCACCATGCGGTCGCTCGGCGTGCACCAGGGGCTGGCGCCGGTGCTGGACGTGGTGCGGGACCTGCGGTGGGGCCGGGTCGAGGAGACCATCGGCGAGGACCCGTTCCTGGTCGGGACGGTCGGCAGCGCTTACGTGCGTGGCCTGGAGTCGGCCGGGGTGGTGGCCACCCTGAAGCACTTCGTCGGCTACTCGTCCTCCCGTGCCGGCCGCAACTTCGGACCGGTGTCGATCGGTTCGCGCGAGCTGGCGGACGTGCTGCTGCCGCCGTTCGAGATGGCGCTGCGGGCCGGGGCCCGGTCGGTGATGAACGCGTACACCGACAACGACGGCATCCCGGTCGCCGCCGACGAAAGCCTGCTGACCGGCCGCCTTCGCGAGTCGTACGGCTTCACCGGCACGGTGGTGGCCGACTACTTCGCCGTGTCGTTCCTGCAGACCCTGCACGGAGTTGTCGACACGCCGGCGGAAGCGGCCGGCCTCGCGCTGCGGGCCGGCATCGACGTCGAGCTCCCGACCGTGAACTGTTACGGCGCACCACTACTGGCCGCAGTGGACGCCGGGGAGGTGGATCTTGAGCTGATCGACCGGGCGGTCTCCCGGGTGCTGACCCAGAAATGGCAGCTCGGCCTGCTCGACGACGACTACTCCCCCGAGCCCGTCGGCCCGGTCGACCTCGATCCCCAGTCGTCCCGCACCTTGGCCCTGGACCTGGCGCGGCAGTCGATCGTGTTGCTGCACAACAAGGACACGCTGCCGCTTGCTCCGGGCTCACGCATCGCCGTCGTCGGCCCGCGGGCCGACGACCCGCACGCGGTGATGGGGTGCTACTCCTTCCCCGTGCACGTCGGCGCGCACCATCCCGATGTGCCCCTGGGGATTTCCGTGCCGACCGTGCTGGACGCGTTGCGCCGCGACTACGACGTCACCTACGCCTTGGGCTGCCCGGTGCTGGGCGGCGACGACGCCGACATCGCCGAGGCCGTCGAGGTCGCCCGCGACGCCGACTGCTGCGTGGTCGTGCTCGGCGACCGGACCGGCATGTTCGGCGCCGGCACGTCCGGCGAGGGCTGCGACGTCGCCGACCTGCGGCTGCCCGGGCGGCAGGAGGAGCTGCTGGAGGCCGTGCTCGGCACCGGCAAGCCGGTCGTGCTCGTGCTGCTCGTCGGCCGTCCCTACGAGATCTCCCGGCAGGTGGACCGCCTGGCCGCCATCGTGTGCGGCTTCCTGCCCGGGGAGGAGGGGTCGACCGCGCTCGCCGACGTGCTCAGCGGGCGGGTCGATCCCTCCGGCCGACTGCCGGTCAGCTTCCCGCGCGCCGGCGCCGGCCAGCCGTCCACCTACCTGGCGCCGACGCTGGGCCGGCTGACCGAGGTGAGCAGCGTCGACCCGACGCCGCTGTTCCCGTTCGGGCACGGGCTCAGCTACGCGCCCGTGACCTGGCTGGACGCCGAGTGCCCGCCCGAGTGGCCGACCGACGGCGTGTGCCGGCTGTCCGTGACCCTGCACAACGGCAACGACGTGCCGGCGACCGAGGTCGTCCAGGTGTACCTGCACGATCCGGTCGCCGAGGTGGTCCGCCCGGTGCAGCAGCTGATCGCCTATTCCCGCGTCACACTGCCGCCCGGCGGCACCACGCGCGTCGATTTCACGCTGCACGCCGATCTCACCTGCTACACCGGGCTTTCCGGTCGGCGGCAGGTCGATCCGGGCGCGGTCGAGCTCCGCATCGGACGGTCCAGTGCGGACATCTCGTCGACGCTGTCGGTGAACCTCACCGGTTCGCGCCGATACGTCGGCTTCGACCGCGTGCTGCGGCCCACTCAGGTGGCGATGCCCACCGCGTGA
- a CDS encoding LacI family DNA-binding transcriptional regulator: MQPSSRVTIRDVAARAGVSVATVSKVINDRYGVSADTMARVRAVIAELGYEASLVAQSLRNHKTNVIGILVADIEPFSTELLKGAADAIRDTGYELVVYSAGGRTGDKLGWERRYLSRLSGTLVDGAVLVTPSVLDVRFDAPVVAVDPHTGPSGLPTVDSDNLRGARLAVEHLLSLGHRRIAMLTGREDLQSARLRERGFREAMADAGVPVDETLVQPGDYDPVVSAAAARLLLSLETPPSAVFAANDVSAIATVETARSLGLRVPEDLSVVGFDNIPESALNSPPLTTVDQPIKVMGRQAIEMLVQLMRGEEIEKTHLTLDTHLVVRGSTCAPR, translated from the coding sequence GTGCAGCCAAGCTCACGGGTCACCATCCGGGACGTCGCCGCCCGCGCCGGCGTGTCGGTCGCGACCGTCTCCAAGGTCATCAACGACCGCTACGGGGTGTCCGCCGACACCATGGCCAGGGTCCGCGCGGTCATCGCCGAACTGGGCTACGAAGCCAGCCTGGTGGCGCAGAGCCTGCGCAACCACAAGACCAACGTGATCGGCATCCTGGTCGCCGACATCGAGCCGTTCAGCACCGAGCTGCTCAAGGGCGCCGCTGACGCGATCCGGGACACCGGCTACGAGCTGGTCGTCTACTCCGCCGGCGGCCGAACCGGCGACAAGCTCGGCTGGGAGCGACGCTACCTGTCGCGGCTGTCCGGCACCCTGGTCGACGGGGCCGTGCTGGTCACGCCCAGCGTGCTCGACGTGCGCTTCGACGCCCCGGTGGTGGCCGTCGACCCGCACACCGGGCCGTCCGGGCTGCCGACCGTCGACTCCGACAATCTGCGCGGCGCGCGGCTGGCGGTCGAACACCTGCTTTCGCTGGGACACCGGCGAATCGCCATGCTCACCGGGCGGGAGGACCTCCAGTCGGCACGGCTGCGCGAGCGCGGCTTCCGGGAGGCGATGGCCGACGCCGGCGTGCCGGTGGACGAGACGCTGGTGCAGCCCGGCGACTACGACCCCGTGGTGTCCGCGGCGGCGGCAAGGCTGCTTCTGTCGCTGGAGACGCCACCAAGTGCGGTTTTCGCGGCCAATGACGTGTCGGCGATCGCCACCGTCGAGACGGCCCGGTCGCTGGGCCTGCGGGTACCGGAGGACCTGTCCGTGGTCGGCTTCGACAACATCCCCGAGTCGGCGCTGAACTCGCCGCCGCTGACCACCGTCGACCAGCCGATCAAGGTCATGGGTCGGCAGGCGATCGAGATGCTCGTGCAGCTGATGCGCGGCGAGGAGATCGAGAAGACGCACCTCACCCTGGACACCCACCTCGTCGTGCGGGGGTCGACATGCGCCCCGCGGTAG